The DNA window ATGTCGTTCTAAAATAAATGAAGCAGCAAAATTTTGTTCAGCTTGTGGCAAAGAGATTACTGAACAAAAAGTGGACAGGGAATTGATTTATAATAGTAGAAGGAATAGAAATCGATCAGATATAAATAATCATTTACTGGGATTATTTATTGGAGAAAAAAAGCAAAACTATTACATACGAAAATGGTCAAAAGGATTGAATTCTTGGAACTGGGCGGCATTTTTCTTTTCATTATTTTGGCTTGGTTATCGGAAAATGTACAATCCAATTCTCTTGATTTTGGGAATATATTTAGTAATTGACCTAATTGTTACAATACTGGGGATAGACGATACCGTACTCAATAGTTATTTAGGATTAGCTGTTGGAGTCACTTTCGGAATTACAGGTAATAATACATATCGATTATATGCAATCAAAAGAATTCGTAAAATAATGGAGAGTAAACCAACTAATCCTGAATTATTACACGACGAAATTCAATTGAGAGGGGGGCCAAGCTGGAAAGGTTTTTTTGCATCAGTTGGGTTATTCTCAATTTACATTTTATTAGCAATGAGCATTTTTTCCTTTGTTCCTTCTATTAACGATACGGTAGAGTCTGAAGTAGCTTATGATATTGAATTCGATGTTATAGAAGTTCTTGAAGACAATATACAGGCTCTCCAAAATGAGCATTTTGATGACTATATGGCTATGGTGTATATAGATGATGACCAAACTATTTATGAAGAAACAGTACAAATGGTAAGAGGTATATTTGAAAGATTTGATTTGGCATATGAAATTAGTGATTATGAATTTTTATCAATTTCCCAAAATGAAGTTAAAGTACGCGTAACTCAAACAACAACTCTAGTAGACGGAGAAGATTTTCGTAATAATGAATCAGTTTTCATCCATACACTTAGACCCCAAAAAGGAAAGTGGAAGTTTTTTGACACGGAAGTGGTGTCTGTAAGCTACTTAGATGAAGATATATCGGTTCAAAATAATGTCGATAGTTTATCTAATGAACCTACATATAAAACCTTACATGCACCTAGTATGTTTGATTTTATTATTACGGATGAAATTGACTTAAATAATGATGGAACCCTAGAAATAGTTTCTTTTAATGGGGGACCAGAAGAAAGTAGCAACTACATGAATGAAAATGTAGAGATAAAAGTTGAATTTGATACGGGTGAAATATTTTCAGTTCCTGTTAGTGCCGAAAATCCACCTATTTTATATTTGTATGATATTAATTTAGATGGTTGGATGGAGTTGTTTTATGAAACGGGTGCTCGTATAACAGGAACGGATATGTACCAATTCACTCCTGATGGATTGGAATATGTGGATACATTCAACGGAGCCATCGAAAAGCTAAATGCATATGAAGTATTTACTAACGAGGATTATTACACTTTAGATAGTTACTTGAAAGTTACTAATCATTAGGAAGCGCAAAATGATGGAGTTACAGAAAATGATACTAATGTATCTAATGAAACATCCGATAATAATTCAGAAAACCAATTATCACTTGGTATTAATAAAGATGTGAAGGGCGTCCGAAATGGTATCTTCGGACGCCTTTAAAAGATTAAGGTAGGATTTTATCTTTCATTATCCTAAGCAAATGCACTATGTCTATTCATATTTCAAGAGGGCGACGGACAAACATTCGCCATAAGATTACCGAAAATAGAGAAGCTGGATGTGACGTGGTCACAACCAGCTCCTCTAAAAATCCCATGGTAATAGTACAGCCAATGTTTCGTCCAAAGCACGCTGGAATTGGCGAAAGACATGTTGTACTTAAAGTGCACTTGCACTTTTCTTACCTCCAGCTTTACCCCTGTGTTTATTCTGTTTCCTTAAAAATCTCCCCTGCTATTCCCATTGCCTGAACAGCTTTTGGAAACCCAACGTATCCGACACAGTGGATGATGATTTCGATAATTTCTTCTTTTGAGAGCCCAACGTTTAGAGCGGCCTGTAAGTGAACTTTAAGCTGATCGAAAGCTCCCTGTGTGATAAGTGCTGTGAGTGTGATGATTTCCCGTTGTACGTGGGAAAGAGTATTTCTAGAGTAGAGATCTCCAAAGCCAAAGGATACAATCATCTCCCATAAGTCAGGTGAAATTTTTTTTATTTCTTCCATGCCAGCTCGTACTTCTTTAGAAAAAAATTCTTCCATTGCACGTAAACCAGACTCGTATCGCTTGTTATTTTCCATATTATTGCCTCCCCATAGTTGGTGGTATTTCGTTTTCATCCACTAATGCTTCAATCACGATTGGTTTGTTTGTTTCTTCAATCTTATGTAATGCTTCTTTTATACTATCAGTTAAATCATAAGGGTTATAACAGGTGTATGCTTCCAGTCCCATAGATTCGGCAAATCGGGCTACATTGAGCGGAGTCTCATAAATCCCACCGATAGACGTGCCAATCATTTTTTGCATCCCTTTTTCCACCATGTCCAATCGTCCATTATTCAAAACGATGAATAGGACAGGGGAGTTATAATTGTACGCCGTTGAAAGTTCCGTACCGTGCATGAACATACATCCATCCCCAACTAAGCATACAATTGTTTCTTTAGGGGCTGCTAGTTTTGCACCTATGGAATAGCCAATTCCGTTGCCCATCGCACCGAATATATCATCAAAGAAGAAAGACCCAGGCCTGTAAATGTCAAAGTATTTGATACCGTAAAAAGAGTGGCTCCCATCATCTCCAAAAATAATCGCGTCATCTGGAAGCGCGTAACGCATCGCCCGTAATACTTGGACGGCAGACATTCGCTCTCCTGGATTATTATCATGAAGTGGGATTGACTCGATTGGCATTAAAAATGCTTCGCTATCGGTTTTCGGTATATCCTTTAAAATAGCTGTCAGATTCGCTTTTATATCGCCAAGTACTGGAGTAGTTGGTACTGGGATCGATTTCCCAATAAAGGTTGGGTCATAATCGAAGTGAATGATGTGCTCCGGGTACATCGCTTCAGATAATCCGGCGATTGACATATCACTTAGTTTTGAACCGATGACAAGGAGTAGGTCAACCTTTTCATGTAAGAATTCTGTCGCTTCGGCGGTACCACCCAATCCGAATGCTCCCAATGAAAGCGTATGATTGGAAGGAAATGCCCCTTTTCCTCCTGGTGTGGTGATGACAGGAATACTCCAATGCTCCGCAAGATGCTGTACTTCTTCGTAGGCCTGACTTGAATGAACGCCTTTTCCTAGGAATAAAAGGGGACGTTTGGCCACATTCAGTTTATCGATTACTTCCCCTGTTTTAGGCGAAATCATATCGTGGGACACAGGTAACTCCAGTTGGAATGGTTCAATCTGTTCTAACAAAATATCAAACGGGATGGACAGATGTACAGGTCCTTTTACACCTGATAACGCTTTTTCAAGGGCATGCTGCAGGAACGGCTGTAGCATATCACCTCGTTCTACCCGTGCACTAAACTTGGTGACAGATTTAAACATATCTACAAGATCAGCACCAAATAGGCTAGAGTCTTGTCCCATTGCTTTTCCAGTATCTTTCATCGAAGGGTGGCCTGTGATGATTAATAGTGGTAGATTAGAGGCTTTCGCCTGGCCAGCAGCTGTAATCAGGTTAGTCCCACCAGGTCCAGACGTACCAACTGCGACCCCTATTTTTTGAGTCATTAAGGCATAGCCGGAAGCTTCAAACCCTGCTGCTGCTTCGTGTTTACTTAATACAAATTCCATATCATGGTGCAATATTTCGAATAATATAGGAGATATTGCCTTACCAGGAATCCCAAAAATATGATGAATTCCCCAATGTTTAAAATTCGCTACTAATACGGATGAAGTCGTTTTCATGCTGTCATCCTCCCCCTATGCTCTATGTTGTTCTAAATAAATCTTCTCTATTTCGTCCGCGGGAAGTGGTTTGCTAAAGAAATAACCCTGTGAGATATCACACTGGTGATTTTTCAGAAAATCAAGCTGTTCCTTTGTTTCCACACCTTCTGCAATCACCTCCTTATGTAGGTTGTGTGCTAACGTGATAATTGCTTTTACAATAATGGCATCCTCCTCATTGTTCATTAATCCACTAACGAAGGATCTGTCGATCTTAATATAATCAATCGGAAAATTTTTTAAATAATTTAGCGAGCTATAGCCTGTCCCGAAATCATCAATACTGATACCAATACCGAGTGCTTTTAGCTGTTCCAATACGTGAATGGAGTATTCGTACTCCATCGCCATATATTCAGTGATCTCCACGACAACATATGCCGGATCGATCGCTGTACGTTCCAACACCTCTTCCATAAATGGGATGAGATTTCCAGTAAGGAATTGTTGCGTCGATAGATTAACGGACATTTTTACCGGTATCATTCCAGCATCTTGCCATTTTTTGTTTTGAGAACAGGCCTCATCGATGACCCACTCTCCAATTTGGGTGATCAATCCGTTTTCTTCTGCCAGCTTTATAAATTTTCCTGGAGGTATTTGACCTAACGTAGGATGCTGCCAGCGAATTAACGCTTCAAATCCAACCAATTTACCGGTATCGTTATTAATTTGGGGCTGATAATGGAGAACAAACTCATTTTTCTCCAGTGCTCTTCTTAAATCGACCTCAAGCATGTATTCATCCATCATTGCATCTAATAATTCAGAGGTATGAACAACATAGCGATTTTTCCCTTGCGATTTTGCCTGGTACATCGCATTATCAGCGTAGACCATGAGCTGTTCCATTGTAATTGGGTAGTCGGGATAAATAGCAACCCCGATACTCGCTGTCGTATGTAATTCTTTCCCGCTGACATGAAAAGGTTGTCGCACCAGTTGGAGTATCTCTTCAGCTTTTTTCGTGACATAATCCAGATCAACAAAATCTTTCAGTATGAAAATAAATTCATCGCCACCCATTCGAGCAAGTATATCCTTTTCCCCAAGACATCCACATAAACGCTTGCTTACCTCGATAAGGAGTTTATCTCCGTAAGAATGATTAAAGTTATCATTAATGATTTTAAAACGATCTAGGTCTATGTATAAAAGGGCTAAAGTCCTATGATGACCTGCATTTAGGTCCTTGATAATGGATTCT is part of the Psychrobacillus sp. FSL H8-0483 genome and encodes:
- a CDS encoding thiamine pyrophosphate-binding protein, yielding MKTTSSVLVANFKHWGIHHIFGIPGKAISPILFEILHHDMEFVLSKHEAAAGFEASGYALMTQKIGVAVGTSGPGGTNLITAAGQAKASNLPLLIITGHPSMKDTGKAMGQDSSLFGADLVDMFKSVTKFSARVERGDMLQPFLQHALEKALSGVKGPVHLSIPFDILLEQIEPFQLELPVSHDMISPKTGEVIDKLNVAKRPLLFLGKGVHSSQAYEEVQHLAEHWSIPVITTPGGKGAFPSNHTLSLGAFGLGGTAEATEFLHEKVDLLLVIGSKLSDMSIAGLSEAMYPEHIIHFDYDPTFIGKSIPVPTTPVLGDIKANLTAILKDIPKTDSEAFLMPIESIPLHDNNPGERMSAVQVLRAMRYALPDDAIIFGDDGSHSFYGIKYFDIYRPGSFFFDDIFGAMGNGIGYSIGAKLAAPKETIVCLVGDGCMFMHGTELSTAYNYNSPVLFIVLNNGRLDMVEKGMQKMIGTSIGGIYETPLNVARFAESMGLEAYTCYNPYDLTDSIKEALHKIEETNKPIVIEALVDENEIPPTMGRQ
- a CDS encoding EAL domain-containing protein, producing MNTREPYYITESKRMCIEAGMDPNEVSRPKNFLNEVEFEKKRKSYSEILSVVSFFSNKLLDSLKGTPILVVVSDATGFLLGIEGDETIKSTIEQFGIRPASLFIQEDTGTNVISLSLQQKHPISLIGEQHYHTFLHGIACYGTAFHYTDDNNLLGSVCLMMPIQFQNALFLTMLTQAVDSIERELLLRKQNKKLNIMNQIMLSRTRNGIVITDEKGITTEFNSFAQKISNNSRDSVVGRNIRESYLTGEYFKEVLEQERIFNNEEIKFKDDAGNLIVCLFDAQPIYEEDKMIGAFGQFRDISDRYILQEKYNYLAYHDDLTNLPNRRYINKEIESIIKDLNAGHHRTLALLYIDLDRFKIINDNFNHSYGDKLLIEVSKRLCGCLGEKDILARMGGDEFIFILKDFVDLDYVTKKAEEILQLVRQPFHVSGKELHTTASIGVAIYPDYPITMEQLMVYADNAMYQAKSQGKNRYVVHTSELLDAMMDEYMLEVDLRRALEKNEFVLHYQPQINNDTGKLVGFEALIRWQHPTLGQIPPGKFIKLAEENGLITQIGEWVIDEACSQNKKWQDAGMIPVKMSVNLSTQQFLTGNLIPFMEEVLERTAIDPAYVVVEITEYMAMEYEYSIHVLEQLKALGIGISIDDFGTGYSSLNYLKNFPIDYIKIDRSFVSGLMNNEEDAIIVKAIITLAHNLHKEVIAEGVETKEQLDFLKNHQCDISQGYFFSKPLPADEIEKIYLEQHRA
- a CDS encoding carboxymuconolactone decarboxylase family protein; translation: MENNKRYESGLRAMEEFFSKEVRAGMEEIKKISPDLWEMIVSFGFGDLYSRNTLSHVQREIITLTALITQGAFDQLKVHLQAALNVGLSKEEIIEIIIHCVGYVGFPKAVQAMGIAGEIFKETE
- a CDS encoding DUF2628 domain-containing protein, which codes for MIYNSRRNRNRSDINNHLLGLFIGEKKQNYYIRKWSKGLNSWNWAAFFFSLFWLGYRKMYNPILLILGIYLVIDLIVTILGIDDTVLNSYLGLAVGVTFGITGNNTYRLYAIKRIRKIMESKPTNPELLHDEIQLRGGPSWKGFFASVGLFSIYILLAMSIFSFVPSINDTVESEVAYDIEFDVIEVLEDNIQALQNEHFDDYMAMVYIDDDQTIYEETVQMVRGIFERFDLAYEISDYEFLSISQNEVKVRVTQTTTLVDGEDFRNNESVFIHTLRPQKGKWKFFDTEVVSVSYLDEDISVQNNVDSLSNEPTYKTLHAPSMFDFIITDEIDLNNDGTLEIVSFNGGPEESSNYMNENVEIKVEFDTGEIFSVPVSAENPPILYLYDINLDGWMELFYETGARITGTDMYQFTPDGLEYVDTFNGAIEKLNAYEVFTNEDYYTLDSYLKVTNH